A genomic region of Elaeis guineensis isolate ETL-2024a chromosome 9, EG11, whole genome shotgun sequence contains the following coding sequences:
- the LOC105051336 gene encoding LOW QUALITY PROTEIN: putative multidrug resistance protein (The sequence of the model RefSeq protein was modified relative to this genomic sequence to represent the inferred CDS: inserted 1 base in 1 codon): MGKGQTSIFQLFTYADIVDRFLMFLGIVGCIGDGMMNPLIMLILSRMINAYGTAGHLITSADIDKYTIKLLIVASGVGISAFLEASCWSRTAERQTSRMRRKYLESVLSQSVSFFDTNTSTTATYEVVSSISSDADTVQDVLSEKIPHILSNVSGFFSSIIVAFILSWRLTLASLPLSLSFIVPGVVYGKLLMKVGVDMTEAYGIAGGIAEQAISSIRTVVSYVGERRTLERFKQALERSTALGKKQGFIKGVVTGSMGMVYAVWSFDAWFSSYLVIKMGAKGGHVFIASICVIMGGLSIISALPNVKYFSEAITAASRLSEMIESIPPQNSNEARGETIEELRGEIKVKNVFFTYPSRPDSTVLCGLNLKVPAGQTIGLVGASGSGKSTVISLLQRFYNPDKGKILLDGHNIRRLKLKWLRSQMGLVSQEPILFATSIKENILFGNEEASMDLIIRAAKAANAHDFITKLPNGYDTNVGQFGFQMSGGQKQRIAIARALIRNPKILLLDEATSALDAQSERLVQDALDQAAVGRTTIIVAHRLTTLSRADMIAVLQRGKVVEFGNHDQLIQNYGEDGIYSRMVQLQKAAAREEVPQTEKRSPSRTMSTVNSFGSSMSSSEEDSFEEEGDSSGLKQGQYKHSKPSQWRLMKMNKPEWKRGVLGSIGAITVGAILPINSFCLASVLSVYFLQDNDLIRSKTRLYCFIFISFALITLVANIMQHYNIGFMGECLTKRVREXFLEKVLSFEIGWFDEDKNSSAAICARLATEANQVRSLVGDRLSLLLQAISGISLSFILGLVITWRLSIVIIAVQPLIISSYYLRRVLLKNMSKKAKKAQIEGSQLASEAVVNHRTITAFSSQKRMLTLFDIAQEGPRKENIRQSWSSGLCLFLCQFTLTASTTLAFWYGGQLIKKGLLTPKQLFQAFFILMSIGRFIGDAASMTSDLAKGADAVGSVLETLDRKSMIEPDDPEGIKENTAITGNIELKNVSFHYPTRPGRMILNGLSLKIDAGKTVALVGESGSGKSTIIGLIERFYDPSKGSIEIDGNNIKSYNLKYLRSHIALVSQEPSIFAGTIRDNILYGKESSTETEIETAAKLANAHEFISSMENGYETYCGERGVQLSGGQKQRIALARAILKNPAILLLDEATSALDSMSESLVQNALDKMMTGRTCVIVAHRLSTIQKSDTIALIKNGRVKEQGSHSDLFAVGSGGLYYELIKLQQGSSAEIQPTTI; the protein is encoded by the exons ATGGGGAAAGGACAGACCTCCATTTTCCAGCTCTTCACATATGCTGATATAGTTGATCGGTTTCTGATGTTTTTGGGCATAGTGGGATGCATTGGCGATGGCATGATGAATCCTTTAATTATGTTGATTCTCAGTAGAATGATCAATGCTTATGGGACTGCAGGTCACTTGATCACCAGTGCCGACATCGACAAG TACACCATCAAGTTACTAATTGTGGCATCTGGAGTTGGAATAAGCGCTTTTCTGG AGGCATCGTGTTGGTCCAGAACTGCTGAGAGACAGACATCACGCATGAGGAGGAAGTACCTTGAATCTGTCTTGAGCCAAAGTGTCAGTTTCTTCGACACCAACACTTCTACAACAGCTACATATGAAGTAGTCTCGAGCATCTCATCCGATGCCGACACAGTTCAAGATGTTCTAAGTGAGAAG ATACCCCACATCCTCTCCAATGTTTCAGGATTCTTCTCCTCTATCATAGTAGCCTTCATACTCTCATGGAGGCTGACATTAGCTTCTCTCCCATTGTCTCTTTCTTTCATTGTTCCTGGGGTTGTTTATGGAAAGCTACTGATGAAGGTGGGAGTGGATATGACAGAGGCATATGGAATTGCAGGAGGAATAGCAGAGCAGGCAATCTCTTCAATCAGAACAGTAGTCTCATATGTTGGAGAGAGAAGGACTCTGGAGAGGTTCAAACAAGCTCTTGAAAGATCTACAGCACTTGGGAAGAAACAAGGCTTTATAAAGGGAGTAGTCACTGGGAGCATGGGGATGGTTTATGCTGTCTGGAGTTTTGATGCATGGTTTTCAAGTTATTTGGTGATAAAAATGGGAGCTAAAGGCGGCCACGTTTTTATTGCTTCAATATGTGTGATCATGGGGGGACT GTCTATTATAAGTGCACTCCCCAATGTCAAATACTTCTCTGAGGCAATAACTGCTGCTTCAAGACTGTCCGAAATGATTGAGAGCATCCCTCCTCAAAACTCCAATGAAGCAAGAGGAGAAACTATAGAAGAGCTAAGGGGAGAAATCAAAGTCAAGAATGTATTTTTCACTTACCCATCAAGACCTGATAGCACAGTCCTCTGTGGCCTCAATCTTAAGGTGCCAGCAGGTCAGACCATTGGCTTGGTTGGTGCTAGTGGTTCCGGCAAATCCACAGTCATCTCTTTACTTCAAAGGTTCTACAATCCAGACAAAGGAAAAATCCTCTTGGATGGTCACAATATCAGAAGACTGAAGCTGAAGTGGCTCAGATCTCAGATGGGCCTGGTCAGTCAGGAGCCAATTCTCTTCGCAACTTCTATCAAAGAGAACATATTATTTGGTAATGAGGAAGCCTCAATGGATCTCATCATCAGGGCAGCAAAGGCAGCAAATGCACAcgatttcatcactaaattaccAAATGGATATGACACCAAT GTAGGGCAATTTGGTTTTCAGATGTCTGGAGGGCAAAAGCAAAGGATAGCAATTGCCAGGGCACTGATCAGAAACCCAAAGATACTGTTGCTAGATGAAGCTACCAGTGCTTTGGATGCCCAATCTGAGAGACTTGTGCAAGATGCACTAGATCAGGCTGCAGTAGGGAGAACAACTATTATAGTCGCTCACCGGCTTACTACGCTTAGTAGAGCAGATATGATTGCTGTTCTTCAGAGAGGGAAAGTGGTAGAATTCGGTAACCATGATCAGCTCATCCAAAATTATGGGGAAGATGGAATCTACTCTAGAATGGTACAACTACAGAAAGCAGCTGCCAGAGAAGAAGTTCCACAAACAGAGAAGAGAAGTCCAAGTAGGACGATGAGCACAGTGAATTCATTTGGTTCAAGCATGTCTAGCAGTGAAGAAGATTCATTTGAAGAAGAAGGCGATTCTTCAGGTCTAAAACAAGGACAATATAAGCATTCTAAGCCCTCTCAATGGCGTCTAATGAAAATGAATAAGCCTGAGTGGAAGAGAGGAGTGCTAGGGAGCATTGGTGCAATTACAGTTGGTGCAATCCTGCCCATAAATTCCTTCTGCTTGGCTTCGGTTCTCTCTGTCTACTTCCTCCAAGACAATGACCTTATCAGGTCAAAGACCAGATTATATTGCTTCATATTTATATCCTTCGCTCTCATCACTCTTGTTGCAAATATCATGCAACACTACAACATTGGATTCATGGGAGAGTGCTTGACGAAGAGGGTGAGgg aatttttagagaaggtTCTGTCCTTTGAGATTGGGTGGTTCGACGAAGATAAAAACTCGAGTGCAGCAATTTGTGCAAGGCTAGCCACAGAAGCCAACCAGGTTCGGTCCCTCGTCGGAGACCGTCTATCCCTGCTACTCCAGGCCATTTCAGGGATTTCACTCTCTTTCATACTGGGACTTGTGATCACATGGAGGCTATCAATTGTGATTATCGCCGTCCAGCCTCTGATCATATCCAGTTACTATCTGAGAAGAGTTCTGCTCAAAAACATGTCCAAGAAGGCCAAGAAGGCCCAAATTGAAGGAAGTCAGCTAGCAAGTGAAGCCGTAGTGAACCACAGAACCATCACTGCATTCTCTTCTCAGAAGAGGATGTTGACCctcttcgacattgctcaagaaGGGCCAAGGAAGGAGAACATCAGGCAGTCTTGGTCCTCAGGCCTGTGCCTGTTCCTCTGCCAGTTCACTCTCACAGCCTCGACGACATTGGCCTTCTGGTATGGGGGGCAGCTAATCAAGAAAGGCCTACTAACCCCCAAACAATTGTTCCAAGCTTTCTTCATCCTAATGAGCATAGGTAGATTTATAGGAGATGCAGCAAGCATGACCTCTGATTTGGCAAAGGGTGCAGATGCAGTCGGGTCGGTTCTTGAAACACTTGACAGGAAAAGTATGATCGAGCCAGATGATCCAGAAGGGATTAAGGAGAACACTGCCATTACAGGCAATATTGAGCTCAAGAATGTGTCGTTTCATTATCCAACAAGACCTGGAAGGATGATTCTAAATGGACTGAGTCTGAAGATTGATGCTGGGAAGACGGTAGCATTGGTTGGAGAGAGTGGCTCCGGCAAATCTACTATCATAGGGTTGATTGAAAGATTCTATGACCCATCGAAGGGCTCTATAGAAATTGATGGAAACAACATCAAAAGCTATAACTTGAAATACCTTAGGTCCCACATAGCATTGGTCAGCCAGGAGCCTAGTATCTTTGCAGGTACCATTCGGGATAATATCTTGTATGGAAAAGAGAGTTCTACCGAGACCGAGATTGAAACTGCAGCAAAGCTTGCCAATGCTCATGAATTCATAAG CTCCATGGAGAATGGCTATGAAACCTACTGTGGGGAGAGAGGAGTTCAACTCTCTGGTGGACAGAAACAAAGAATTGCACTAGCTCGAGCGATACTGAAAAATCCTGCAATCCTGCTCTTGGACGAGGCCACCAGTGCACTTGACAGCATGTCGGAGAGTCTAGTTCAGAATGCATTAGACAAGATGATGACAGGTAGGACATGTGTTATTGTGGCTCATCGGCTATCTACCATACAAAAATCAGACACCATAGCACTGATAAAGAATGGAAGAGTCAAAGAACAAGGATCGCATTCTGATCTATTTGCTGTAGGAAGTGGTGGCTTGTACTATGAACTCATAAAATTACAGCAAGGTAGCTCAGCTGAGATACAGCCAACGACCATATGA